Genomic segment of Paenibacillaceae bacterium GAS479:
TTATAAAAGAATTGGGATACGATTATCGCTCAACTAACCGAGGAGATGGGCTTCCAGGATGTTGAACATGCCTTGGATCGTCTTCTCGACGGATTCGCCTAGCAGGAGCCTTTGCCCGGTTTGGCAGTAGGTATGGTTAAGATAGATGGATTTGACTATGCCAAGGATTCGGAGTGCGCAGCGTGGAAACGGCGGAGCGGGTAAACGAGCATACCTTGTTCCACATGGCATCAGTATCCAAACCGTTTGTTGCCATGGCAATTATGCAGCTTGCAAAGCAGGGCAGACTAAACCTCGACGCTTCTGCGGCAGATTATGTACCGTATTTCCGGTTAGCGGATGGCCGGGGACGTGAGTTGCTCTGCTACGGAGATTGGCTGGACGTCATAACGCACGGTTCGACGCCAAGCTGAATGGGCTGGGCTTAACGAGCCATACCGGCGGTAACGGAACGGAGAAGCCTTACTTCGGCAAAATTGTAGTTTTTCGAGACGTAACGGAACTGAGAGCCGCTATTAAGGGAACTTCGCGGTAACATCATCATTCTTGACTCAAATAAAGCTTCTCAGATCCGTTAGATAGTCCGAATACCTGTTTTGAGGTGGAATAAGCTCTCTGAGTTCCGTTAGAGCATGAATGGGTGAGTGGAGGCGACCTGAGCTCAGAAGCCGCTGAAATACAAAAAAGGATGCCTACTCACATGTCTGCTCTGAAAAAGCAGGCAAATGCGTAGACATCCTTTTCACTAAGTAATACCTGGTACTCCCGATGAACAATTAGTTTATGATAAGACCAGTTGGAAGGACGAGCTTTAGCATCATCATTTAAGCCTGATCCTGACGGATTTGTTTATCGAACCAGAAGGTGCCGAAAGGCACAAAGGAAACGATGACTCCAATGATAACGCGCTTCAGGTTCCAGCGGGCCTGGATCGTAGCAAGGAGTAGGGCGAGCATGTAGAGGACGAACAACCCGCCATGCGCGGCGCCGACGATGGCGACAGGTGTATCCCAGCCTCCTACATATTTAATCGGCATCGCGATGAAGAGTAAAATCAGAAACGAAAGACCTTCCAGCAGGCTGACGACGCGGAAGCGTCCGACGGCGGTTTTTAGCATGTGAACCTCCTTGGCGGTTATCGTGATGAGCAGCATGCTCCTGTACCGTTAACGGATGGGACAAGCGTCGGTTTCGCTCTTTCGGACAAAAGTTGTGACAACTCTGGGAAATGTGGAGGCAGCGTCGCCAGTCTGATAGGATAGAACAAATAATATTGTTGGTTTCTTCTCAAGCAAGCAGCGGAATAGAAGAGGAGCAGCGAGTGGATAGGAGTTAGGCGGATATGATTTTTACCCGGGAAAAGCTTGAGCATAAGCAAATACCGCTTTATGTCGCGGCGTTGCTAATTGGGGCAGGGGTCGGCCTCTTGTGGCCTGGGCAGGGCTCTATTCTGGAAAACAGCATCTCCATTTTGCTTGCGTTGATGTTATACGGCATGTTTACGCAAATTCCTTTCCTCCAACTTAGGAGGATCATGGACAACAAACGTTTCGTCGCGGCGCTGCTGCTCGTCAACTTCGTGGCGGTCCCAATACTCGTTTGGCTGTTGACCCGCTTTCTGCCGGAGCATCCGCCCGTGCTGCTTGGAGTTTATTTGGTGCTGCTTGCTCCGTGCATTGATTATGTCATCGTGTTCACTCAGCTTGGCAAAGGCGACGAGAAGCTAATGCTGGCTGCCACACCGCTGCTTTTTATCGCCCAGCTTGTCCTGCTTCCGCTATACCTATGGATGTTATTAGGAGCCGAGGCGGCTCAAGTGGTGGAGGCAGGTCCTTTTGTGGAGGCGTTTCTCATGTTGATCGCTGTGCCGCTTGTCCTTGCCGTGTTCACCCAGCTTTGGGCAAAATATCGCAAAAGCGGTGAGCAGCTATTGAATGCATCCGCTTGGCTGCCTGTTCCGTTCATGGCTTTAGCACTCTTTGTCATAATGGCTTCGCAGATTGGCAAGACAGCGGACCACTTGGACGCCATCGCACCGGTCATCCCGGTTTATGTCGCCTTTATGATTTTAAGTCCTGCACTGGCCTATGCGGCAAGTCGCCTGTTTCGGCTGGACGCCGGAGCGAGCCGGGCGCTTGCCTTCAGTGCCGGAACAAGAAATTCGCTGGTCGTCCTGCCGCTTGCCTTCGCTCTTCCGGATGAGGCGGCAGTAATAGCGGCAGCGGCAATTGTTACGCAGACCATTGTTGAGCTTGCAGGTGAGCTGGTTTATATCCGTATCCTGCCCCGCCTGTTCAAGGGGCAAGAACGGTCCCTTCGCTGACTGATGGCGTTGGCATTGGCGTTGGCATTGCAATGACTCGCCCTGTAACCAAGATCGATATTTTGATAGAATAGAATAACGTCCGGAAGGCCGGGTGCCCGCGCTCTGCGCGGCGCCTGGCTTTTCGCTTATTTCAGGGCTCTTGCAGCCCTTTATATTTCAGGGTTTGCAGCCCTTTAGGCAGGAGAGAACGCAACATGCAGGATATGCCCGTCATGACTTTCCGTTGTCCGCCGCTGCCTTTTTTGGTGGACGCGGGACGGAGGGCTTACGAAATTGGAGAGCAGCATCCCAGCCGAGTCGATCTCGGGGTATTTGAGCTGCTGTACATACGCAAAGGACAGCTACGGGTTAGGGAAGAGGAACGCCTTTGGACGGTGGAAGCAGGCCAAGCACTGCTGCTTCGACCTGCCGGAGCGCGTTGGAGCGGAGGAACCTGCCTGGAGCC
This window contains:
- a CDS encoding integral membrane protein, translated to MLKTAVGRFRVVSLLEGLSFLILLFIAMPIKYVGGWDTPVAIVGAAHGGLFVLYMLALLLATIQARWNLKRVIIGVIVSFVPFGTFWFDKQIRQDQA
- a CDS encoding Arsenite efflux pump ArsB, ACR3 family, yielding MIFTREKLEHKQIPLYVAALLIGAGVGLLWPGQGSILENSISILLALMLYGMFTQIPFLQLRRIMDNKRFVAALLLVNFVAVPILVWLLTRFLPEHPPVLLGVYLVLLAPCIDYVIVFTQLGKGDEKLMLAATPLLFIAQLVLLPLYLWMLLGAEAAQVVEAGPFVEAFLMLIAVPLVLAVFTQLWAKYRKSGEQLLNASAWLPVPFMALALFVIMASQIGKTADHLDAIAPVIPVYVAFMILSPALAYAASRLFRLDAGASRALAFSAGTRNSLVVLPLAFALPDEAAVIAAAAIVTQTIVELAGELVYIRILPRLFKGQERSLR